The Armatimonadota bacterium DNA segment GTGCTGGTGAGTGAAAGTGGTATCAATGGGGTCGAAGATGTGCAGAGACTGGCAGATGCGGGTGTGGATGCCGTACTGGTGGGCTCGATCCTGATGGAGAGTGACGACCCGGGCTGGCGTCTGCGGCCGCTGACATCAGTGGACGCCCGGCCGGGAAGGAGACCCATGAGACGAGACGTCTAGTTGTGCGGTGTTGTCGCGAAGTAAGTCGGAAACACGGCTGCGTCACCATAGCGTTGTCGAGGCCCGAGAAACCCCAGATGGGGGCAACCGAAAAGGAGACTGATGCCATGCGCCGCGGTTTCACACTCATCGAGCTGTTGGTCGTGATTGCGATTATCGCGATCCTCGCTGCTATTCTCTTCCCCGTATTCGCCCGGGCAAGGGAGAAAGCGCGCCAGTCCAGTTGTCTGTCCAATGTGAAACAACTTGCCCTCGGTGTTCTGATGTATGCAGGGGACTACGACGACATTTTCCCGATGAACTACTACAACATTGCCGGAACCCGCACCTTCCCGGACGGCACCACCGCCGGCGCTGGCGCCTGGCTGTGGATCCACATGATTTACCCGTATACGAAGAATGCCGGCATTTACAACTGCCCCAGCGAGATGGGTCGTTACACCGGAGGCTACTTCTGGGCAAATGGCGCTTCCTACGGGTACAACCGCTGGCTGGGTCGGTACTACAACGAACCGCCGATGAACGCCCTCGCGAAGGTTAAGGCGCCCGCGGAGATGCCGATGATCGCGGACTGCGACTACTACCTGATGGCCCCGGACCCGAGCACAACGGACAACGACTACCGGCCGGACCCGCGCCACAATGATATGCTCAACATGGGCTTCGTAGATGGCCATGCGAAGGCCGAGAAGCTTGACAGCTGGGTCACCCCCAACCCGCGCTCGAGCGCCGACCCGATCTGGGTTAAGTGGGACCCCACACTATAGCGGTCGCGCACCGGTATGAACTGGTCGGCAAACCGCCGGCAGAAGCAAACGCCGCCCCCTCGCAGGGGCGGCGTTTGCGCTGGTACCATCTCGAGACGTGTCCCCCCGTCTCGTCGCGCTAAGGGCCGGATCGTGCGCGGTCTTCATCTCGCCCGCGCCTGGACCTTGCCCCGGTTGGTCGTATTTTCACCCGCCCCCCGGAGTGACGTGGACGAAGGAGCACATCATCCACTGACTTGAGTCGCGGGTCTGCCCCCCCCGGCCGGTGAGCACCCCCCGATCGCTCACCGGCCCGAGACCTGCTTCCCCCCGACCCCGGGCAATGGTATGCCCGAGTTATGGTCTATAGAATAACCGTGGTACATCAGATGATTCTCAAATCCCATTCAATCTAAATTCAATTTTACCCGCTGTGCCCTCGCTATGCGGATCCTGTCAGCCATTTGACTCGCTCCTCTAGACGGTGGCGGTCCGCCGGATATCTTTCGGATAGGTCCGT contains these protein-coding regions:
- a CDS encoding DUF1559 domain-containing protein, with the translated sequence MRRGFTLIELLVVIAIIAILAAILFPVFARAREKARQSSCLSNVKQLALGVLMYAGDYDDIFPMNYYNIAGTRTFPDGTTAGAGAWLWIHMIYPYTKNAGIYNCPSEMGRYTGGYFWANGASYGYNRWLGRYYNEPPMNALAKVKAPAEMPMIADCDYYLMAPDPSTTDNDYRPDPRHNDMLNMGFVDGHAKAEKLDSWVTPNPRSSADPIWVKWDPTL